A window of Populus trichocarpa isolate Nisqually-1 chromosome 17, P.trichocarpa_v4.1, whole genome shotgun sequence genomic DNA:
AGTGATGTTTGCAAGGTCACATAGTTTTTCAACCTTGTTGCCTGGAAGAACATTATTTGAAGGATCAAATTTCACATCAGATTAAACCAACATGCATGACCCAGAAACTTTACAATTCAATTCTTTACCTGTCAACCCAAGGGGCCTAAGATCCCACAGAACAAGGTGGTTCTCGGTGCCTTCAGTAACAAGCTTGTATCCCTTGCTCATCAAGTAGTTTCCAAGGGCAACTGCATTGGCCTTGACTTGCTTAGCATAGGCCTTGAACCCAGGGCTCTGGGCCTGTTTCAATGCAACAGCCAGAGCACCAATCTGGTGGTTGTGAGGACCACCCTGAAGAGATGGGAAAACTGCAAAGTTGATCTTGTCTTCAAAGTCATAAACTGCATCCTCCGGCTGACCCTTCTTGGGTGGCTTAGGGCCCTTGCGGTAGAAGATCATACCAGCCCTGGGACCCCTCAAACTTTTGTGGGTAGTGGTGGTGACTATGTCACAGTACTCAAACGGGTTGGCAGCTTCCTACAACCAAAAATGAACAGTAAAGATTTAGACCGGATCTAGACATTTTACATTGaatatgttaaaagaaaaaaaaaaagtgacagcGCCAATCTTTCAACTGCAACAGAATTGCTTGCATATAAATAATGCAAGCTTATTTCTTGGATTATCAGAGTAGAACCTAAAATTCTGCAGCACATTTTAAACTCGAATGATAATTACATAGAGAGACTTCATCGTAACATCAATTGAATGGATAAACATTGCATGCCATTAGCTTTAACATTTCATGTTAAGCTTCAAGCATTTATACATGCATACACATCTCCATATCCAAGAATTCCACTAGTTCAAAATAGCTCTCGTCACCTAAATAAAGAACAGGCTCGAATCTAATTCCTTTAATCAAATTAGATGATTAATTAGATAGGAATTGACTCCATGATCATTAAGAACATATTTCCTTTAACATCTTCTGCATGCAGATGCAAATCAATTAGATTTTAAACTCTGATCTTTTAAAAGCTTTCAGCTTTGCATGCATTTAACAAACTGCAAAGAAATGACGGGCAAGTAAAAAATCTACAAAATCAATCCCATAAACCAGCCAATCTAGTAAATTCATTGAACACATGTGGCACCACATCATGCCAAAGCCAGATCTAATGCTGAATTTACATTAAATCATGCTGAATCACCACAAAAGAACCCGGATCAGAATTTTAAAATGCAGCTCAAGAAACACCAAACTCAGAACAGATCTTTCAGAACTTAAGCTTCTCCAAATAACCAGGAACAAAACACGATCAAATCTAGCACGACAGATCAGTCACATGAAAATACAGATTCAACAGCCAAAAATCGAAAAAGCAATGCATACCTGAGCAGCAACAAGGCCACTGATGTGAGCCATGTCACAAAGCAAAAGAGCACCACACTTATCAGCAACAGATCTAAACTTCTTATAATCCCAGTCTCTAGGATAAGCACTTCCACCACAAATAATAAGCTTAGGCCTAAAATCCAAAGCCTTTTCTTCCAACCTATCATAATCAAGAAACCCAGTTTGCGGGTTCACCTTGTAAGGCAAACTCTCAAAATAAATACTGGTAGCTGAAATCTTTTTACCCCCAGATGTGTAATACCCATGAGTCAAATGCCCCCCTGAAGGCAAATCCAAGCCCATGATTCTGTCATGGGGCTGGAGAACTGCTGTGTACGCAGCGAAATTTGCAGGGGAACCAGAATAGGGCTGGACATTTACACCCCATTTAGTGGGGTCTAAATGAAAAGCTTGAAGGGCCCGAGCTCTGCAGAGATTTTCAATCTCATCAATATATTCATTACCGCCGTAGTAGCGGTTACCTGGCATACCCTCAGAGTACTTGTTGGTGAGAGCGCTTCCAAGAGCCTCTATAACGGCGAAAGAAGTGAAGTTTTCTGATGCGATCAGTTCGATTCCTTTGCATTGGCGGCGTTTTTCCTTCTCGATTAAGTCGTGGATTTCTGGGTCAACTGTTTGGAGGGAGGAGTTTCCCCACACAGTTACTGGATCCATGTTCGAGGGAGGGGGGCAAGGAATGGGTTTGCACTTCGCAGAGGGTGGTGGTGGCTTCGTGGCTGGCAAAGAGAGGACGGTCTTGTGGGGAGCTTATAAAGGGAGGAGGAGAAGTGGGAAATTACTGTTTTGGGGTTTGTATTTGATTTAGTTTAGGTGGTATGAGGTGGCAAGAGCCTAAGAGGTGGTGGTGTTCATGCAAGCCAGGATGGTTATTTTTACGTATGGCTTAGTTGTGATTTATGTCATTTTGGAGGTTTGACTCAAATGGTTTTTACTATAAGGAAccattacccaaaaaaaaaaccattactaTAGATAATTTGGCTAAGGTTAGATTATAATTTGGCTAAGGTTAGATTGAGACTAggacaaatttgtttttatgttttaaaaaaatttaaaaaaattttaaaaaaattattatttttttgttttaaattaattttttatatatattttcagatcattttgatgtgacgatgtcaaaaataatttttaaaaaataaaaaaacattattttgatgcattctttagtgaaaagtactttgaaaaacaatcaaaatcacacttctaataaaataacattattttaatgcttttagggatagttaaaaacaaaaaagagagaatcgAATTTTGTccgcaataaaaaaaagtataacacataaaaaaaaattaaaataaactatttcGTATGAGTAATtagtgttttttcctttcaaaaaaaaactcaagaatgCCTGAGgagtaaaatgatatttttgctaggtttgtttgttattttataattgtttaggGTATCtcagtatttttataaatttttgtacaattaaattacttgattatctttaaaagcaaaaaaaaaataactatgattTAGGGGCTTTTTGGAATTTCATTTTGACATGCATAGTGTAACTAATCTATTGCTTTTGGAATTAAAAAGTCATTGACTTTGCTTGAGGGGCATGTTGGTATTTTCATATtggttttttgtaattatcgGGTGGTCTTAAGGGTGATtagattatttgattaataaacaaataataataataataaaaagttgttggcaCATTCATGGAATTCGCCAATGAGCACGCCACTCTATCGTTTTCAAACGGTGCGTGTGGTGGCTCACAACACGTACACATCAGCTTTTTTAGTGTCTTCTAATTCACAACGGCAAGGGTTACCTCTCCATGCAGCACGTGTGACTTAATTCTCGAAGGTTTGGCAGttactaacttttttttattttatttttccctttcttcCTCGATTTCCATATCACCCTTGCCACAGTTCACATCAACCCTTCAAGTAACTACTTTATTgctcttgaaattaaaaagtcaTATGCTTTGCTTTAGGTTTGgcgctattttttttttctctttttttctcgattttcaTGCTGCCCTTGTAACATTTCACATCAATCCTTCAAGTAACTACTTTGTTGCTATTAAATAGTCATAGGCTTTGCTTTAGAGGCATGTTGGCattttcatattgattttttttttatgcaattatcACGTGGTCCTAGGAGTGATTTAGTAATTTGATTggtaaacaaataataataaaaaagttattggcGCGTTCATGGAAAGCACCAACGAGTGCGTCacttcatcattttcaaaagGCGTATGTGGTGGCTCTCGGCAAGTAAAAATCAGTTTCCTTcgtcatttttttcccttttttcctCGATTTCCATGCTGTCCTTGTAACATTTCACATCAATCCTTCAAGTAACTACTTTGTTGCTATTAAATAGTCATAGGCTTTGCTTTAGAGGCATGTTGGCATTttcatattgatttattttatgtaattatcaCATGGTCCTAGGAATGATTTAGTAATTTGATtggtaaacaaataaaaaaaaaagttattggcgCGTTCATGGAAAGCACCAACGAGTGCGTCACTTTGTCATTTTCAAAAGGCGTATGTGGTGGCTCTTGGCAAGTAAAAATCAATTTCCTTAGTGTTTTCTTATTCACAATGGCAAGGGCTATCTCTCCATATGGCACGTGTGACTTAATTCTTAAAAGTTTGGTTGCgattggctttttttttccctttcttcctTGGTTTCCATACTGCTCTTACAACATTTCACATCAACCGTTCAAGTAACTACTTTATTGctcttagaattaaaaaagtcaCAGGCTTTGCTTTAGGGGCATGTTGGTATtttcatattggttttttttgtaattattggtGGTCCTAGGGGTGATTGGTAATTTGATTAGCCTGGGTTTAGGAGAATCATTCGggtttatttgttgttgtttttttaaaaacaaattctcatgttttctaatttcatcatttagcaattaatttaattgaacaTTGGgctatacaatttttttttctttgtacaaagtttttcattgcttttagaaataatttgggttatctaaagtctttttatttttttttctttattatatttagattgttctagaagaatttttttgaattaaattaaagtaaTTGCTCAAtatgcatttttaaaaatatatctagtaTGTCACTATCTTCattcattttaacattttttaagtttagaaaaaaaaatatttaactcgCAACGTAGTATAAGGTattaagtcattttttttttaagctcatggtttttaggttttatccgtcaacatttgatttatttgaagattaggcttgttttttttttttctatataatttcactcattttgaaaataatatggGTTATCttgggtctttttatttattatttattgttattttttaattatattattaaattaactcgaCTTAATGGATCCATTCAAGCTAATTAcccaagttttgaatttttcttcctACTTTAATGGTTGAAGCAAGACACCTTTCTAGATTTGctagagttattttttttatttaatatattttttttcatttaaggtctttaatatttcattaatttaaatttggattttgatttaaaatttataatattttcatgaaCTCATgttataaattgaaattttcacgGGTTAAATCTATACTAGTgtctcaattattatttttttcttcaacaattatAGATCTAACTTTTTGACTTCCTAGCCAGTGGGGACAAAAGTAGATAAGTTAAGGGCTAGATTTACAGAGCCGACACCTTGAGGATCCAGGTCGTAATGTGTTATGTGTGCTTCAGGGAAGGTTCGGTCACGGTGatgtattaaaatttcaaatttatttttaattaataacgcATCCATGAATCGGAAAAGACTGCTTACTTCCTTTTCGTTTAAAGTTCCAAGCATAGTGGCCGGTTTAAGATCCGGGTTTTGGGTTTGACCGAGTTATCAGGTCGGCCagattaatttctattttaaaaaaattcaaaacggtgtcgttttagtaaaaaaaaaagtcaacgggttgcaatcgAGTTTTGCCGGGTCACGCCGGgtcatgattttttctattttttcttcaacccggctcGGCcacaggcccgggtcggcc
This region includes:
- the LOC18107098 gene encoding serine hydroxymethyltransferase 4, with amino-acid sequence MDPVTVWGNSSLQTVDPEIHDLIEKEKRRQCKGIELIASENFTSFAVIEALGSALTNKYSEGMPGNRYYGGNEYIDEIENLCRARALQAFHLDPTKWGVNVQPYSGSPANFAAYTAVLQPHDRIMGLDLPSGGHLTHGYYTSGGKKISATSIYFESLPYKVNPQTGFLDYDRLEEKALDFRPKLIICGGSAYPRDWDYKKFRSVADKCGALLLCDMAHISGLVAAQEAANPFEYCDIVTTTTHKSLRGPRAGMIFYRKGPKPPKKGQPEDAVYDFEDKINFAVFPSLQGGPHNHQIGALAVALKQAQSPGFKAYAKQVKANAVALGNYLMSKGYKLVTEGTENHLVLWDLRPLGLTGNKVEKLCDLANITVNKNAVFGDSSALAPGGVRIGAPAMTSRGLVEKDFEQIGEFLHRAVTITLSIQKEHGKLLKDFNKGLVNNKEIEALKADVEQFSGSFEMPGFLMSEMKYKD